One Osmerus eperlanus chromosome 13, fOsmEpe2.1, whole genome shotgun sequence genomic region harbors:
- the pcdhb gene encoding protocadherin alpha-C2, whose protein sequence is MQQKGLWIVFALCVIWRTALSVTRYSIPEEMERGSVVANLAADLGLELGGLVHREVKLDIFHSKRYLDVNKKTGELSIVEKIDREYLCPTKTATTCFVKLDLIIESPLRIFNIELEITDINDNAPHFRRDRVELDVSESATPGERFSLPNAVDPDVGFNTVKTYQLSESEHFTIEIQTGSDGTKYVDLVLTKALDREEHSVHNLILTAIDGGVPARSGTANIVVRVQDTNDNAPRFDLPVFSVNMTENSPIGTLVTKLNATDIDEGPNADITYAFTLYTSEKTQDIFALNPNTGEITVKGTIDFEDMKFYEMHVEAKDKGEQPLLGQCKLIVHVTDMNDNYPEITITSLKGTVNEDIRVGTVIALIGVSDKDTGNNGKVRLSITQPLPFILNKSSDVHYELIVSEPLDREKVLEYDITLVVSDEGTPSLSDNETITLHLLDVNDNAPQFPQSFYTIPVTENNAPGALLSSLTAFDPDLHENQYLVYFIIEKEIVNTSMSMLFSINPENGNLYALKTFDYEIEKEFLFHIEARDSGVPPLSSNVTVHIVIVDQNDNTPVIVSPWRAHGSMVEEKIPRSIDKGSLVSKVIAIDTDSVQNSRITYQFLQVTDATLFSLDQYNGEIRTMRMFSYRDPRHQRLVVIAKDNGQPALSATVTIKLSTVETAFKAYSDMTEVPLEYDIFSDLNLYLVIGLGSVSFLLLITILVTCVLKCQKPKPSKAAPPCRNSVISERNSTIADSTLVSNDAYWYSLFLAETRKGKLVVRQPVPKGSRYIVSSIPRSTGLTETSDSAASTLQVRREFLML, encoded by the coding sequence ATGCAGCAAAAAGGACTCTGGATTGTCTTTGCGTTGTGTGTGATATGGCGCACTGCTTTGTCTGTGACAAGGTACTCCATTCCcgaggagatggaaagaggctCCGTAGTAGCGAACTTAGCCGCAGATTTGGGACTGGAGCTTGGAGGATTGGTACACCGTGAGGTAAAGCTCGATATTTTTCATAGCAAAAGATACCTGGATGTCAACAAAAAAACTGGTGAGCTTTCTATCGTGGAGAAAATAGACAGAGAATACCTTTGTCCGACGAAAACGGCTACGACCTGTTTTGTTAAACTAGATCTTATCATAGAAAGTCCCTTACGCATTTTCAACATTGAGTTGGAAATCACAGACATAAATGACAACGCTCCCCATTTCCGAAGGGACAGGGTGGAGTTGGACGTTTCCGAATCAGCCACACCGGGGGAGAGATTCTCCCTACCCAATGCAGTTGACCCAGACGttggttttaacacagtcaAAACGTATCAGCTCAGTGAAAGTGAACATTTTACCATAGAGATTCAGACAGGGAGTGATGGCACTAAATATGTTGACTTGGTTTTGACAAAGGCCTTAGACCGAGAGGAGCACTCGGTCCACAATCTAATATTAACGGCCATTGACGGCGGAGTCCCAGCACGCTCTGGCACAGCAAATATTGTTGTTCGAGTGCAGGATACAAACGACAACGCCCCTCGGTTCGACCTACCGGTTTTTTCCGTTAACATGACCGAGAACTCTCCAATTGGAACCCTTGTAACGAAACTAAACGCCACAGATATAGACGAGGGTCCTAACGCAGACATAACGTACGCGTTTACACTTTACACATCTGAGAAAACTCAGGACATCTTTGCACTGAATCCAAACACTGGAGAGATAACAGTAAAGGGAACTATTGACTTTGAGGACATGAAATTCTACGAGATGCACGTTGAGGCAAAAGACAAAGGCGAGCAGCCCCTGTTGGGCCAGTGTAAACTAATAGTTCACGTAACGGATATGAACGATAACTACCCAGAAATTACTATTACATCTCTTAAAGGTACCGTTAACGAGGATATCCGCGTCGGCACAGTCATAGCTCTTATAGGTGTAAGCGACAAGGACACGGGAAACAATGGCAAGGTGAGACTATCAATTACCCAGCCTCTACCATTTATTTTGAACAAGTCCTCTGATGTTCATTATGAGCTCATAGTATCAGAACCTTTAGACCGTGAAAAAGTTCTGGAGTATGACATCACACTGGTAGTGAGTGATGAAGGAACGCCCTCTTTATCTGATAACGAAACGATTACTTTACATTTGTTGGATGTCAATGACAATGCGCCCCAGTTCCCTCAGTCGTTCTACACAATTCCCGTTACTGAGAATAACGCACCTGGGGCCTTGTTAAGTTCCCTCACTGCGTTTGATCCTGACCTCCATGAAAACCAGTATCTCGTGTATTTTATCATAGAAAAGGAGATAGTGAACACCTCCATGTCCATGCTGTTCTCCATCAATCCAGAGAATGGTAATCTTTACGCACTAAAGACGTTTGACTACGAAATAGAGAAGGAGTTTCTTTTCCACATTGAGGCCAGAGACTCTGGTGTCCCTCCACTCAGCAGTAACGTTACTGTTCACATCGTTATTGTGGACCAGAATGACAACACACCAGTCATCGTCTCTCCATGGCGCGCACACGGGTCCATGGTGGAGGAAAAGATCCCCAGATCCATCGATAAAGGATCTTTGGTTTCCAAGGTGATAGCCATAGACACGGACTCGGTACAGAACTCTCGCATTACATATCAGTTTCTCCAGGTGACTGACGCCACGTTGTTCAGTCTGGATCAATACAACGGAGAGATCAGGACTATGAGAATGTTCAGTTACAGAGACCCACGTCACCAACGGCTGGTTGTCATCGCCAAGGACAACGGACAGCCTGCGCTCTCTGCTACAGTCACCATAAAGCTCTCCACGGTGGAGACTGCTTTTAAAGCCTACTCTGACATGACTGAAGTGCCTCTAGAATATGAcatcttctctgacctcaacctgtaTCTGGTGATCGGACTGGGCTCGGTGTCGTTTCTGTTACTGATCACCATATTGGTCACCTGCGTGCTGAAGTGTCAGAAACCGAAGCCCAGCAAAGCGGCTCCTCCCTGCAGGAACAGCGTGATCAGCGAGAGGAACTCCACCATCGCGGATTCCACCCTGGTCTCCAACGATGCGTACTGGTACAGCCTGTTTCTAGCGGAGACGAGGAAGGGGAAGCTGGTAGTCAGACAGCCTGTGCCAAAGGGATCCAGATACATCGTGTCCAGTATTCCAAGAAGCACAGGACTGACAGAGACCAGCGACTCCGCTGCTTCTACTCTGCAGGTGAGACGAGAGTTTTTAATGTTGTGA